A single window of Streptomyces aquilus DNA harbors:
- a CDS encoding carbohydrate ABC transporter permease, giving the protein MTATVKWRTWLLYLGVAAVVAYCLAPFYWMLVSSLRRTSDIFDTSLLPAPVSFENYRAVFSPSQGFGRALLNSLIVSGTTTVLALLLATFTAYAMARLEFRFKRLILTLIIATSMFPVVSILVPLLKLFTDIGWINTYQAMIVPSMSFVLPLAVWNLTTFFRQMPDELEQAAMIDGCTRGQAFRKIIIPLAAPGIFTTAIIIFIAAWNEFLIALSMTNRPSIQTAPVAISKFAGASQFDTPFGSQMAAGVLVTIPLVIMVLLFQRRIVAGLTAGAAK; this is encoded by the coding sequence ATGACCGCGACCGTGAAATGGCGAACCTGGCTGCTCTACCTGGGAGTTGCCGCGGTGGTGGCCTACTGCCTGGCACCCTTCTACTGGATGCTGGTCTCCAGCCTGCGCCGCACCTCGGACATCTTCGACACCTCGCTGCTGCCCGCCCCGGTGTCGTTCGAGAACTACCGTGCGGTCTTCAGCCCCTCCCAGGGCTTCGGCCGCGCCCTGCTCAACAGCCTGATCGTCTCCGGCACGACCACCGTCCTGGCGCTGCTGCTGGCCACGTTCACCGCCTACGCGATGGCCCGGCTGGAGTTCCGCTTCAAGCGGCTGATCCTCACCCTGATCATCGCGACCTCGATGTTCCCGGTCGTGTCGATCCTGGTCCCGCTGCTGAAGCTGTTCACCGACATCGGCTGGATCAACACCTACCAGGCGATGATTGTGCCCAGCATGTCGTTCGTGCTGCCGCTGGCGGTGTGGAATCTGACCACGTTCTTCCGGCAGATGCCCGACGAACTGGAGCAGGCGGCGATGATCGACGGCTGCACCCGCGGCCAGGCGTTCCGCAAGATCATCATCCCGCTCGCTGCACCCGGCATCTTCACCACCGCGATCATCATCTTCATCGCCGCCTGGAACGAGTTCCTCATCGCCCTGTCGATGACGAACCGGCCCAGCATCCAGACCGCGCCGGTCGCCATCTCCAAGTTCGCCGGCGCCAGCCAGTTCGACACCCCGTTCGGCAGCCAGATGGCCGCAGGCGTCCTGGTCACCATCCCACTGGTGATCATGGTGCTGCTCTTCCAGCGCCGCATCGTCGCCGGACTCACCGCGGGCGCGGCCAAGTAA
- a CDS encoding glycoside hydrolase family 13 protein: MSSTTPSPWWRSAVIYQVYIRSFADGDGDGIGDIAGLRSRLPYLKSLGVDALWINPWYKSPMADGGYDVADFRAIDPLFGTVADAEQLIAEAHEHGIRIIPDIVPNHTSDEHAWFQAALDAGPGSPERARYIFRPGRGPDGIQPPNNWVSCFGGPAWTRIPDGEWYLHLYAPEQPDLNWQHPDIHAEFESILRFWFDRGVDGFRIDVAHGLAKDPELPDLTREQIVHPHWDRDEVHDIYRTWRQVADEFPGERAFVAEAWADTPERLAAYVRPGGLHTAFNFDFLMASWDPKDLRTVIDDSLAMLSGVGAPATWVLSNHDVMRHTSRYARRTVARWVPNERYQPEGPVDLELGTRRARAAALLMLALPGGAYIYQGDELGLPEVEDLPVDVLEDPIWERSGHTDRGRDGCRVPIPWSGQASPFGFSPDDAYAGPWLPQPTDWGRRSVEAQTGDETSMLELYRSALRFRRDHPALGDGTMTWQDAPAGVLALRREPGFLCVVNLSDEAYQLPDHTAILLASGPVADGRVEPEHAVWLAV, translated from the coding sequence ATGTCCTCCACCACGCCCTCGCCCTGGTGGCGCAGTGCCGTCATCTACCAGGTCTACATCCGCAGCTTCGCCGACGGCGACGGCGACGGCATCGGCGACATCGCCGGCCTGCGCTCCCGCCTGCCCTACCTCAAGTCGCTCGGCGTGGACGCCCTGTGGATCAACCCCTGGTACAAGTCCCCGATGGCGGACGGCGGCTACGACGTGGCCGACTTCCGCGCCATCGATCCGCTGTTCGGCACGGTCGCCGACGCCGAGCAGCTCATCGCCGAGGCCCACGAGCACGGGATCCGCATCATCCCCGACATCGTGCCCAACCACACCTCCGACGAACACGCCTGGTTCCAGGCCGCGCTGGACGCCGGCCCCGGAAGCCCGGAACGCGCGCGTTACATTTTCCGGCCCGGCCGCGGCCCCGACGGTATCCAGCCGCCCAACAACTGGGTCTCCTGCTTCGGCGGACCGGCCTGGACCCGCATTCCCGACGGCGAGTGGTACCTGCACCTGTACGCCCCCGAACAGCCCGACCTCAACTGGCAACACCCCGACATCCACGCCGAGTTCGAGTCGATCCTGCGCTTCTGGTTCGACCGGGGCGTCGACGGCTTCCGTATCGACGTCGCCCACGGGCTCGCCAAGGACCCCGAACTGCCCGACCTGACACGTGAACAGATCGTGCACCCGCACTGGGACCGCGACGAGGTCCACGACATCTACCGCACCTGGCGTCAGGTCGCCGACGAGTTCCCCGGCGAGCGGGCCTTCGTCGCCGAAGCCTGGGCCGACACCCCCGAACGCCTCGCCGCCTACGTCCGACCCGGCGGCCTGCACACCGCCTTCAACTTCGACTTCCTCATGGCCAGCTGGGACCCCAAGGACCTCCGTACGGTCATCGACGACTCCCTCGCCATGCTCAGCGGCGTCGGCGCCCCGGCCACCTGGGTGCTCTCCAACCACGACGTCATGCGCCACACCAGCCGCTACGCCCGCCGGACCGTCGCACGCTGGGTGCCCAACGAGCGATACCAGCCGGAGGGCCCCGTCGACCTCGAATTGGGCACCCGTCGAGCCCGCGCTGCCGCCCTGCTGATGCTCGCCCTGCCCGGCGGCGCCTACATCTACCAGGGCGACGAACTCGGCCTGCCCGAGGTCGAGGACCTTCCCGTGGACGTCCTTGAGGACCCCATCTGGGAACGCTCCGGCCACACCGACCGCGGCCGCGACGGCTGCCGCGTCCCGATCCCCTGGTCCGGGCAGGCGTCGCCGTTCGGCTTCAGCCCCGACGACGCCTACGCCGGACCCTGGCTGCCCCAGCCCACCGACTGGGGCCGGCGCAGCGTGGAGGCGCAGACCGGCGACGAAACCTCGATGCTGGAGCTGTACCGCAGCGCCCTGCGCTTTCGCCGCGACCACCCCGCCCTCGGCGACGGCACCATGACCTGGCAAGACGCCCCCGCAGGCGTCCTCGCCCTCCGCCGCGAACCCGGCTTCCTCTGCGTCGTCAACCTCTCCGATGAGGCGTACCAGCTGCCCGACCACACCGCGATCCTGCTGGCCAGCGGCCCGGTAGCGGACGGACGGGTGGAACCCGAACACGCGGTCTGGCTCGCCGTATAG